From the Micromonospora sediminicola genome, one window contains:
- a CDS encoding carbonic anhydrase → MDATGSPRQGWQTSPSFALARLRAGHHRFRVGGAPVLPGGPDPVAAILSCADPQPEAVTVFGGTDVYAVRTAGLEVGPAALGSLEYAVTHLGAPLLVVLGHAACSLPRGSGPDRVRATLAALRRRSPLLDQAVRSGRCGLHGMVWHDADRLLNEVRPALSPPARRVCRLRPPNRASTRSP, encoded by the coding sequence ATGGACGCGACCGGATCTCCGCGCCAGGGGTGGCAGACCAGCCCGAGCTTCGCCCTCGCCCGGCTGCGCGCCGGGCACCACCGCTTCCGGGTGGGCGGCGCGCCCGTCCTACCGGGCGGCCCGGACCCGGTGGCCGCGATCCTCTCGTGTGCCGACCCGCAACCCGAGGCCGTCACCGTGTTCGGCGGCACCGACGTCTACGCCGTCCGCACCGCCGGCCTGGAGGTCGGCCCGGCCGCGCTGGGCAGCCTGGAGTACGCGGTCACGCACCTCGGCGCGCCGCTGCTGGTCGTGCTGGGCCACGCCGCCTGCTCCCTGCCGCGGGGCAGCGGACCGGACCGGGTGCGCGCCACCCTCGCCGCGCTGCGCCGCCGGTCCCCGCTGCTCGACCAGGCCGTCCGATCCGGCCGCTGCGGCCTCCACGGCATGGTCTGGCACGACGCGGACCGGCTCCTCAACGAGGTGCGACCGGCCCTGTCACCGCCGGCCCGGCGGGTCTGCCGCCTGCGCCCGCCGAA
- a CDS encoding putative inorganic carbon transporter subunit DabA encodes MSVALVLGVLAGPASAALCALAVPDPRRAARVVGALLGLTAVAAAALLTRVAYDPVVPALLLRLDPPGPAFSVGIRIDRFTALFALLVCGLAAVVAGYARRYLDGEPGARGLQARVAAATAATLVMATAPSLVQLAVGWLAAGHLLIGLTGHYRDQPRVRAAVRRTRTVFLLGDVALVAGLGLLAVPAGDADLDAVRAAAGDRPGWLLVVAGGLLLVAGAVRSAQMPAHRWLPSTLDAPTPVSAFLHAGMVNVAGFLMITLAPVVVAAPGLMPAMVLVGLVTAVSGSVFAAVRTDVKGALARSTVAQMGFMLAQCGLGAFGLAAVHLVGHAVYKAYAFLSAGGALQAQARAAAAPRPVDPPRTRTVMLAGAAVLAAVALTELALGASPSGLLSAALAGAAALAAVRSALADREVPARAAVAITLATGALAGGYLVAGRAVARWLGLPTSVTDAGVGVAAATLAVAAVAGTVLLRRHRAALWWWAWRDGAVGAWWRRSAGPAAGEPTAWAVTAVRRRDVSDRSDAARVVAALAAAGDHVAAVWPLDTFVAVNPLAGRERVPFARAAAELRSLGGARTHLPAAEYRRRLRDGEIEPADLTAVLPPATSEPVTLGGRSITTEDLRVATLSHPVHDGPPPPPDLLAVARRRLAGHQPAVPDDPAPLTVAELLDRILGTRIGADVDELVAGWCAAHCGRPAARWPVPGAADESCWTRWRRMAGADRHPGPEGVGGLRALVDALPAAPDRAVAALLRALGVAPANWSAYLSRSLLRLPGWAGYARWSQTRPGERPDLTPLDLLAVRLSYELVLAGNVAHRRLGLPPTVDAVTAATTPTGAVAGPVPTVRAAGNASTAGAPGADEPAAVARLVAALGVDAPTLASLPEETVSVLRDVVVELSPARQAEVWLAAAEHAYRRRLRDRLDHGARPRPRRAARATAHAQAVFCIDVRSEGLRRHLEAAGPVDTYGFAGFFGLPVRTAAADAGRGRDRCPVLMRPVATVAETADARRVSRRRARQAWRRAFASAKADPVGAFAFVEVAGVLATAALAVRAVAPGRFAPAADDTAPTVADLDAALTLDEQVYYAEATLRTVGLTADFAPLVLLCGHGATSTNNPYAAALDCGACGGNRGGVSARLVATLLNRPEVREALVARGIHLPADTHVLAGEHDTVTDDVRLFDVDAVPARLRPHVDDLTHRLAEAGAGLRAERATRLPGRPGPRHLPRRASDWAQVRPEWALAGNAAFIAAPRSLTAGTDLGCRTFLHSYDWTADPDAVALETIMTGPLVVAAWINLQYYFSTVDPHRLGAGTKTVHTVLGDALGVLSGSGGDLRVGLPLQSVGDGTRPAHDPLRLLAVVHAPHHLVDTVLGRNPGLRQLVDGGWMSLTVVDPRTGDWSEPGGSRRTPPLPAPDPEKEYSA; translated from the coding sequence ATGTCCGTCGCACTGGTTCTGGGAGTCCTCGCCGGGCCCGCATCGGCGGCGCTGTGCGCGCTGGCGGTACCCGACCCCCGTCGAGCCGCCCGGGTGGTGGGGGCGCTGCTGGGTCTCACCGCCGTCGCGGCCGCCGCGCTGCTGACCCGGGTCGCGTACGACCCGGTGGTTCCGGCGCTCCTGCTCCGGCTCGACCCACCCGGGCCGGCGTTCTCCGTCGGGATCCGGATCGACCGGTTCACCGCGCTGTTCGCGCTGCTGGTCTGCGGGCTGGCCGCCGTCGTCGCCGGCTACGCGCGCCGCTATCTCGACGGCGAGCCGGGCGCCCGCGGGTTGCAGGCCCGGGTCGCGGCCGCCACGGCGGCGACCCTGGTGATGGCCACCGCGCCCAGCCTCGTGCAACTGGCCGTCGGCTGGCTCGCCGCCGGGCACCTGCTGATCGGGCTCACCGGCCACTACCGGGACCAGCCCCGGGTACGGGCGGCGGTGCGCCGTACCCGGACGGTGTTCCTGCTCGGTGACGTGGCCCTGGTCGCCGGGCTGGGGCTGCTGGCCGTCCCGGCCGGCGACGCGGACCTCGACGCGGTCCGGGCGGCCGCCGGCGACCGGCCCGGTTGGCTCCTGGTCGTCGCCGGCGGGCTGCTGCTGGTGGCCGGCGCGGTGCGCTCGGCCCAGATGCCGGCGCACCGCTGGCTGCCGTCCACACTGGACGCACCGACCCCGGTCTCCGCCTTCCTGCACGCGGGCATGGTCAACGTCGCCGGCTTCCTGATGATCACGCTGGCGCCCGTGGTGGTCGCCGCGCCCGGTCTGATGCCGGCGATGGTGCTGGTCGGGCTCGTGACCGCGGTGTCCGGGTCGGTGTTCGCCGCGGTGCGCACCGACGTCAAGGGCGCCCTCGCCCGGTCCACCGTCGCGCAGATGGGGTTCATGCTCGCGCAGTGCGGTCTCGGCGCGTTCGGCCTGGCCGCCGTGCACCTGGTCGGGCACGCCGTCTACAAGGCGTACGCGTTCCTGTCCGCCGGCGGCGCGCTCCAGGCCCAGGCGCGGGCCGCGGCCGCGCCCCGACCGGTCGACCCGCCCCGGACCCGGACCGTGATGCTGGCCGGCGCGGCGGTGCTCGCCGCCGTGGCGCTCACCGAGCTGGCACTCGGCGCCAGCCCGAGCGGCCTGCTCAGCGCCGCCCTGGCCGGCGCCGCCGCGCTGGCCGCGGTGCGGTCGGCCCTCGCCGACCGCGAGGTGCCGGCGCGGGCCGCTGTCGCGATCACCCTCGCGACGGGCGCGCTGGCCGGCGGCTACCTGGTCGCCGGGCGGGCCGTCGCCCGGTGGCTGGGCCTGCCGACCTCGGTGACGGACGCCGGGGTGGGCGTCGCGGCGGCCACGCTGGCCGTGGCGGCCGTCGCCGGGACGGTCCTGCTGCGCCGGCACCGCGCCGCGCTGTGGTGGTGGGCCTGGCGCGACGGCGCCGTCGGCGCGTGGTGGCGCCGGTCCGCCGGCCCGGCGGCGGGGGAGCCGACCGCCTGGGCCGTGACCGCGGTGCGCCGCCGCGACGTGTCCGACCGGTCGGACGCCGCCCGGGTCGTCGCCGCGCTCGCCGCCGCCGGCGACCACGTCGCCGCGGTCTGGCCGCTGGACACGTTCGTCGCGGTGAACCCGCTCGCCGGCCGGGAGCGGGTGCCGTTCGCGCGGGCCGCCGCCGAGCTGCGGTCGCTCGGCGGCGCGCGGACCCACCTGCCGGCCGCCGAGTACCGGCGGCGGCTGCGCGACGGCGAGATCGAGCCGGCCGACCTGACCGCCGTGCTCCCCCCGGCGACCTCGGAACCGGTCACGCTCGGCGGGCGGTCGATCACGACCGAGGACCTCCGGGTCGCCACGCTGTCCCACCCGGTGCACGACGGACCGCCGCCGCCGCCCGACCTGCTCGCCGTGGCGCGACGCCGGCTCGCCGGGCACCAGCCCGCCGTCCCGGACGACCCGGCCCCGCTCACCGTCGCCGAACTGCTCGACCGGATCCTGGGCACCCGGATCGGCGCGGACGTCGACGAGCTGGTGGCCGGCTGGTGCGCGGCGCACTGCGGCCGCCCGGCCGCCCGCTGGCCGGTGCCCGGCGCGGCCGACGAGAGCTGCTGGACGCGCTGGCGGCGGATGGCCGGCGCCGACCGGCACCCGGGACCCGAGGGCGTCGGTGGCCTGCGCGCGCTCGTCGACGCGCTGCCGGCCGCGCCCGACCGGGCCGTCGCCGCGCTCCTGCGTGCTCTCGGGGTGGCGCCCGCGAACTGGTCGGCCTACCTGTCCCGGTCCCTGCTCCGGCTGCCCGGCTGGGCCGGCTACGCCCGCTGGTCGCAGACCCGCCCGGGTGAGCGGCCGGACCTGACCCCGCTGGACCTGCTCGCGGTGCGGCTCAGCTACGAGCTGGTGCTGGCCGGCAACGTCGCCCACCGCCGCCTCGGGCTCCCGCCGACGGTCGACGCGGTGACCGCCGCGACGACGCCGACCGGCGCCGTCGCCGGGCCGGTGCCGACCGTCAGGGCCGCGGGGAACGCGTCGACCGCCGGGGCGCCGGGCGCGGACGAGCCGGCGGCCGTCGCCCGGCTGGTCGCGGCGCTCGGCGTCGACGCGCCGACCCTGGCGTCACTACCCGAGGAGACGGTGTCCGTGCTGCGCGACGTGGTGGTGGAGCTGTCCCCGGCGCGGCAGGCCGAGGTGTGGCTCGCCGCCGCGGAACACGCGTACCGGCGCCGACTGCGGGACCGGCTCGACCACGGGGCTCGGCCGCGCCCGCGCCGCGCCGCCCGCGCCACCGCGCACGCCCAGGCGGTGTTCTGCATCGACGTGCGCAGCGAGGGCCTGCGCCGGCACCTGGAGGCGGCCGGGCCGGTGGACACGTACGGCTTCGCCGGGTTCTTCGGCCTGCCCGTGCGCACCGCGGCGGCCGACGCCGGTCGGGGCCGGGACCGCTGCCCGGTGCTCATGCGGCCGGTGGCCACCGTCGCGGAGACCGCCGACGCCAGGCGGGTGAGCCGCCGGCGGGCCCGGCAGGCGTGGCGTCGGGCGTTCGCCTCGGCCAAGGCCGACCCGGTCGGCGCGTTCGCCTTCGTGGAGGTCGCCGGCGTGCTCGCCACCGCCGCCCTGGCGGTACGCGCCGTCGCGCCGGGCCGCTTCGCCCCGGCCGCCGACGACACCGCGCCGACGGTGGCCGACCTCGACGCCGCCCTGACCCTCGACGAGCAGGTCTACTACGCGGAGGCGACGCTGCGCACGGTCGGGCTGACGGCCGACTTCGCCCCGCTGGTGCTGCTCTGCGGGCACGGGGCGACCAGCACCAACAACCCCTACGCCGCAGCGCTCGACTGCGGCGCCTGCGGCGGCAACCGGGGCGGGGTCAGCGCCCGGCTGGTCGCCACGCTGCTCAACCGGCCCGAGGTCCGCGAGGCGCTGGTCGCCCGGGGGATCCACCTGCCCGCCGACACCCACGTCCTGGCCGGCGAGCACGACACCGTCACCGACGACGTTCGCCTGTTCGACGTCGACGCCGTCCCCGCCCGGCTGCGCCCGCACGTCGACGACCTGACCCACCGACTCGCCGAGGCGGGAGCGGGGCTGCGCGCGGAACGGGCCACCCGGCTGCCCGGCCGGCCGGGCCCCCGCCACCTGCCCCGGCGCGCGTCGGACTGGGCCCAGGTGCGGCCGGAGTGGGCGCTGGCGGGCAACGCCGCGTTCATCGCCGCGCCGCGCTCGCTGACCGCGGGGACCGACCTCGGCTGCCGCACGTTCCTGCACTCCTACGACTGGACCGCCGACCCGGACGCGGTCGCGCTGGAGACGATCATGACGGGTCCGCTCGTCGTCGCGGCCTGGATCAATCTCCAGTACTACTTCTCCACGGTGGACCCGCACCGCCTCGGCGCGGGCACCAAGACCGTGCACACCGTCCTCGGCGACGCCCTCGGCGTCCTCTCCGGATCCGGTGGCGACCTGCGCGTCGGGCTGCCGCTGCAGTCCGTCGGCGACGGGACACGGCCGGCGCACGACCCGCTGCGCCTGCTCGCCGTGGTCCACGCCCCGCACCACCTCGTCGACACCGTGCTCGGCCGCAACCCGGGCCTGCGCCAGCTGGTCGACGGCGGCTGGATGTCCCTGACCGTCGTCGACCCCCGTACCGGCGACTGGAGTGAGCCGGGCGGGTCCCGGCGCACCCCGCCGCTCCCGGCCCCCGACCCAGAGAAGGAGTACAGCGCATGA
- a CDS encoding DUF190 domain-containing protein, giving the protein MNELGLTRMVKVEVVTRADDADAVRTLLHASGVSGWTSLSGVSGFGHHGTHEGRLLFNDRAGLVMVIAVLPPDRAEPVVTGLRDILAHRPGVMFVSDAWVSRPEYFGADRAAGPVT; this is encoded by the coding sequence ATGAACGAGCTCGGACTGACCCGCATGGTCAAGGTGGAGGTCGTCACCCGCGCCGACGACGCCGACGCCGTCCGGACGCTGCTGCACGCCTCCGGCGTGAGCGGCTGGACCAGCCTCAGCGGCGTCTCCGGCTTCGGCCACCACGGCACCCACGAGGGTCGGCTGCTCTTCAACGACCGCGCCGGACTCGTCATGGTGATCGCCGTGCTGCCGCCCGACCGGGCCGAGCCGGTCGTCACCGGCCTGCGGGACATCCTGGCCCACCGGCCCGGCGTCATGTTCGTCAGCGACGCCTGGGTGAGCCGGCCCGAGTACTTCGGTGCCGATCGAGCGGCGGGCCCGGTGACCTGA
- a CDS encoding sensor histidine kinase, which produces MGRLARWRRVAREHPTVADALLAAVLFTVSLLPVNPPGGPPRDPLTAGAVLLAAAGCAALVLRRRFPLPVLAVVTVAAATSLLAQQARGPFVLTVAVAAYTVATRTDRRTAVAAGAASGLVLGGSAVVALGVGWLDPAVVVLLLWFGVAVAAGDAVRSRRAYVAVLEERARRAERTREEEARRRVAEERLRIARELHDVVAHHIALINVQAGVAGHLLRDRPDAAEEALGHVRSAARTVLDELAVLLGLLRRGEPEAPTEPAPGLARLDALVDGFAAGQPVRWILSGRPRPLPGAVDVAAYRIVQESLTNAHRHAPDATVTVEVRYTDTAIAVEIRDDGPGPGGPGDSGTGLGLLGMRERAEAVGGAFHAGPRPEGGFVVRAELPAPIPQEVT; this is translated from the coding sequence ATGGGACGCCTCGCCCGGTGGCGTCGGGTGGCCCGGGAGCATCCGACCGTGGCCGACGCGCTGCTGGCCGCGGTGCTCTTCACGGTCAGCCTGCTTCCGGTGAACCCGCCCGGAGGGCCACCCCGGGACCCGTTGACCGCCGGCGCGGTGCTGCTCGCGGCGGCCGGCTGCGCCGCGCTCGTCCTCCGACGCCGGTTCCCGCTGCCGGTGCTCGCCGTGGTGACCGTCGCGGCGGCCACCTCGTTGCTCGCCCAGCAGGCGCGGGGGCCGTTCGTGCTGACCGTGGCGGTGGCCGCCTACACCGTGGCCACCCGCACCGACCGGCGGACCGCCGTGGCGGCCGGCGCGGCCAGCGGTCTGGTCCTCGGCGGCTCGGCGGTCGTCGCGCTGGGCGTGGGCTGGCTCGACCCGGCGGTCGTGGTCCTCCTGCTCTGGTTCGGCGTCGCGGTGGCCGCCGGCGACGCGGTGCGCAGCCGGCGGGCGTACGTGGCCGTGCTGGAGGAACGGGCGCGGCGGGCCGAGCGGACCCGGGAGGAGGAGGCGCGCCGGCGGGTGGCCGAGGAGCGGCTGCGCATCGCCCGGGAGCTGCACGACGTGGTGGCGCACCACATCGCGCTGATCAACGTGCAGGCCGGCGTGGCCGGACACCTGCTGCGCGACCGGCCGGACGCGGCCGAGGAGGCGCTCGGGCACGTCCGGTCCGCCGCGCGCACCGTGCTGGACGAGTTGGCCGTCCTGCTCGGCCTGCTGCGCCGCGGGGAGCCGGAGGCACCGACCGAGCCGGCGCCCGGACTGGCCCGGCTCGACGCCCTCGTCGACGGTTTCGCCGCCGGCCAGCCGGTCCGGTGGATCCTGTCCGGCCGCCCCCGCCCGCTGCCCGGCGCGGTGGACGTGGCGGCCTACCGGATCGTCCAGGAGTCGCTGACCAACGCGCACCGGCACGCGCCCGACGCCACCGTCACGGTCGAGGTCCGCTACACCGACACCGCGATCGCCGTGGAGATCCGCGACGACGGGCCGGGACCGGGCGGTCCGGGTGACTCCGGAACCGGTCTCGGCCTGCTCGGGATGCGGGAGCGGGCCGAGGCGGTCGGCGGCGCGTTCCACGCCGGTCCCCGCCCGGAGGGTGGCTTCGTGGTCCGCGCGGAGCTGCCCGCCCCGATCCCCCAGGAGGTGACATGA
- a CDS encoding response regulator, which yields MTVRVLLADDQTLIRAGFRALIDSAPDLSVVGEAATGREAVVQARATRADVVLMDIRMPDLDGLAATRQITADEDLAGVRVLILTTFEVDEYVFEALRAGASGFLGKGVEPVELLDAIRTVAAGEALLSPKATRGLIARFLAQPDPEPRATPERLRVLTEREREVVALVAAGLSNEQIAQRLVVSPLTAKTHVNRAMAKLDARDRAQLVVIAYQSGLVRADPPAR from the coding sequence ATGACCGTCCGGGTCCTGCTCGCCGACGACCAGACGCTCATCCGCGCCGGCTTCCGCGCGCTGATCGACTCGGCGCCGGACCTGTCCGTGGTGGGCGAGGCGGCCACCGGCCGGGAAGCGGTCGTCCAGGCCCGGGCCACCCGGGCCGACGTGGTGCTGATGGACATCCGGATGCCCGACCTCGACGGCCTGGCCGCCACCCGGCAGATCACCGCCGACGAGGACCTGGCCGGCGTGCGGGTGCTCATCCTGACCACGTTCGAGGTCGACGAGTACGTCTTCGAGGCGCTGCGGGCCGGCGCCAGCGGCTTCCTCGGCAAGGGCGTGGAGCCGGTCGAGCTGCTCGACGCGATCCGCACCGTCGCCGCCGGGGAGGCGCTGCTGTCGCCGAAGGCGACCCGTGGGCTGATCGCCCGGTTCCTGGCCCAGCCCGACCCGGAGCCCCGGGCCACCCCGGAACGACTGCGGGTGCTCACCGAACGGGAACGCGAGGTGGTGGCGCTGGTCGCCGCCGGGCTGAGCAACGAGCAGATCGCCCAGCGGCTGGTGGTGTCCCCGCTGACCGCGAAGACCCACGTCAACCGGGCGATGGCCAAGCTCGACGCCCGGGACCGGGCCCAGCTCGTGGTGATCGCCTACCAGAGCGGGCTGGTCCGGGCCGACCCGCCGGCGCGGTAG
- a CDS encoding ABC transporter ATP-binding protein, whose product MIEARDLSKRYGDRLAVDSLTFTVAPGVVTGFLGPNGAGKSTTMRMILGLDAPTGGTVRVNGRRYADHRDPLRQIGALLEAKAVHTGRSARDHLLALGATHGIGRRRVDEVIDLVGLREVAGKRAGGFSLGMGQRLGIAAALLGDPAVVMLDEPVNGLDPDGIRWIRGLLRGLAAEGRTVFVSSHLMSEMAQTADHLIVVGRGRLLADVSLAEFTRRASRTTVRVRSPQAAALRDLLAGPDVTITGGEPGLLEVSGLRREVIGDRAAAAGLTLHELTATEASLEEAFMTMTRDAVEYAGATAGETR is encoded by the coding sequence ATGATCGAAGCCCGCGACCTCAGCAAGCGCTACGGCGACCGGCTCGCCGTCGACTCCCTGACCTTCACCGTCGCGCCGGGCGTGGTGACCGGATTCCTCGGTCCCAACGGCGCCGGCAAGTCCACCACCATGCGCATGATCCTCGGCCTCGACGCGCCGACCGGCGGCACCGTGCGGGTCAACGGCCGCCGGTACGCCGACCACCGGGACCCGCTGCGCCAGATCGGCGCCCTGCTGGAGGCGAAGGCGGTGCACACCGGCCGCTCCGCCCGCGACCACCTGCTCGCGCTGGGCGCCACCCACGGCATCGGCCGCCGCCGGGTCGACGAGGTGATCGACCTGGTCGGCCTGCGGGAGGTGGCCGGCAAGCGGGCCGGTGGGTTCTCCCTCGGCATGGGCCAGCGGCTCGGCATCGCCGCCGCGCTGCTCGGTGACCCCGCCGTGGTGATGCTCGACGAGCCGGTCAACGGCCTGGACCCGGACGGCATCCGCTGGATCCGCGGCCTGCTGCGGGGCCTCGCTGCCGAGGGCCGCACGGTGTTCGTCTCCTCGCACCTGATGAGCGAGATGGCGCAGACCGCCGACCACCTGATCGTGGTCGGCCGGGGTCGGCTGCTCGCCGACGTGTCCCTCGCCGAGTTCACCCGCCGGGCGTCGCGCACCACGGTGCGGGTGCGCTCGCCCCAGGCCGCCGCGCTGCGCGACCTGCTGGCCGGACCGGACGTCACCATCACCGGTGGTGAGCCGGGCCTGCTGGAGGTCAGCGGTCTGCGACGCGAGGTGATCGGTGACCGGGCCGCGGCGGCGGGGCTGACCCTGCACGAGCTGACCGCCACCGAGGCGTCCCTGGAGGAGGCCTTCATGACCATGACCCGCGACGCCGTCGAGTACGCCGGCGCCACCGCAGGAGAGACCCGATGA
- a CDS encoding ABC transporter permease subunit: protein MTTTAPTAVPTDARITGPRVVRAEWIKFRSLRSSLILLAATLVVFAALGLGFSAFLADATIEPGTPAPPGGPSSLDPLGASLGGVNLAQLLIATLGVLLTAGEYATGMIRTSLAAVPRRWPVLTAKITVLAGVSLAVLLPTVLLTFLGGQAVLGDKGIALGDDGVLRAVLGTAAYLAGIGVLGAALGSLLRTTAGALTSVVALLLVVPGVVSLLPESWSETISPYLPSNAGQAFMSLGGDPNLLSPQAGAAVFVGWLLALVGAALTRLLGRDA from the coding sequence ATGACCACCACCGCGCCCACCGCCGTCCCGACCGACGCCCGGATCACCGGCCCGCGCGTGGTCCGCGCGGAGTGGATCAAGTTCCGCTCGCTGCGTTCCTCGTTGATTCTTCTGGCCGCCACCCTCGTGGTGTTCGCCGCCCTCGGGCTCGGCTTCTCGGCGTTCCTGGCCGACGCCACCATCGAACCGGGCACCCCGGCGCCACCCGGCGGGCCCTCGTCCCTCGACCCGCTCGGTGCCAGCCTCGGCGGCGTCAACCTCGCCCAACTGCTGATCGCCACGCTCGGCGTGCTGCTGACCGCCGGGGAGTACGCCACCGGCATGATCCGCACCTCCCTGGCCGCGGTGCCCCGGCGCTGGCCCGTGCTCACCGCCAAGATCACCGTCCTGGCCGGCGTGTCGCTCGCCGTGCTGCTGCCCACGGTGCTGCTCACCTTCCTCGGCGGACAGGCCGTCCTGGGGGACAAGGGCATCGCCCTCGGCGACGACGGGGTGCTGCGAGCGGTGCTGGGCACGGCCGCGTACCTCGCCGGGATCGGCGTGCTCGGCGCGGCGCTGGGCTCGCTCCTGCGTACCACCGCCGGCGCGCTGACCAGCGTGGTCGCGTTGCTGCTGGTCGTGCCCGGGGTGGTGTCCCTGCTGCCGGAGAGCTGGTCGGAGACGATCTCCCCGTACCTGCCGTCGAACGCCGGGCAGGCGTTCATGAGCCTCGGCGGCGACCCGAACCTGCTCTCCCCGCAGGCCGGCGCGGCCGTGTTCGTCGGCTGGCTGCTCGCCCTCGTCGGCGCCGCCCTGACCAGGCTGCTCGGGCGCGACGCCTGA
- a CDS encoding low temperature requirement protein A, whose protein sequence is MPGQLLRPREASRRASFLELFFDLAFILALNRVSLALEQDLTLGGVFRTALLLAAIWWVWFVTAWSTDWFDPGTPLIIGLLLWVMFGGLMMAAAAPSAYSGHGLVFAGAYVAIHLGRPAFLLPALRGNPLRVRTLRVAVWFALSAVLWLTGALVEPAQVALWTVAVVLDLSLARLRWPTPGLGRSSWADLQVIGEHLAERYQQIYIIALGELILTAGIVYSTSGFDLYRTIAFALAFVNAVSVGRLYLVPGGVRLGAAIDALGPSGSRLGLLAGYLHLVMVAGVVAAAVGAQVMIAEPLSRDPAALMVALSGPALFLVGWILLSAAVHHRVSWHRPVGLAAIVALAAVGRGLPLLVGSALLSVLLILIAHAEKLTPARTGGTGRRPG, encoded by the coding sequence ATGCCGGGGCAGCTGTTGCGGCCACGCGAGGCCTCCCGCCGGGCGTCGTTCCTGGAGCTCTTCTTCGACCTGGCCTTCATCCTCGCGCTGAACCGGGTCTCCCTGGCCCTGGAGCAGGACCTCACCCTGGGCGGGGTGTTCCGGACCGCCCTGCTGCTGGCGGCCATCTGGTGGGTGTGGTTCGTGACCGCCTGGTCGACGGACTGGTTCGACCCGGGCACGCCGCTGATCATCGGGCTGCTGCTCTGGGTCATGTTCGGCGGGTTGATGATGGCGGCCGCCGCGCCGAGCGCGTACTCCGGGCACGGGCTGGTGTTCGCCGGCGCCTACGTGGCGATCCACCTGGGCCGACCGGCGTTCCTGCTGCCGGCGCTGCGCGGCAACCCGCTGCGGGTGCGGACGCTGCGGGTCGCGGTCTGGTTCGCGCTCTCCGCGGTGCTGTGGCTGACCGGCGCGCTGGTCGAGCCGGCCCAGGTCGCGCTCTGGACCGTGGCGGTGGTCCTGGACCTCTCCCTGGCCCGGCTGCGCTGGCCGACGCCCGGGCTGGGCCGCAGCAGTTGGGCGGATCTCCAGGTGATCGGCGAGCACCTGGCGGAGCGCTACCAGCAGATCTACATCATCGCGCTGGGCGAGCTGATCCTGACCGCCGGGATCGTCTACAGCACCAGCGGCTTCGACCTCTACCGCACGATCGCGTTCGCGCTGGCGTTCGTCAACGCGGTCAGCGTGGGCCGGCTCTACCTGGTGCCCGGCGGCGTACGACTCGGCGCGGCGATCGACGCGCTGGGCCCGTCCGGCAGCCGGCTCGGTCTGCTGGCCGGCTACCTGCACCTGGTGATGGTGGCCGGGGTGGTGGCCGCCGCGGTCGGCGCCCAGGTCATGATCGCCGAGCCGCTGTCCCGGGACCCGGCCGCGCTGATGGTGGCACTCAGTGGCCCCGCGCTGTTCCTGGTCGGCTGGATCCTGCTCTCGGCGGCGGTCCACCACCGGGTGTCCTGGCACCGGCCGGTCGGGCTGGCCGCGATCGTGGCGCTGGCCGCCGTCGGTCGGGGCCTGCCGCTGCTGGTCGGCTCCGCGCTGCTCAGCGTGCTGCTCATCCTGATCGCGCACGCGGAGAAGCTGACGCCGGCCCGGACCGGCGGCACCGGCCGCCGGCCCGGGTGA
- a CDS encoding response regulator encodes MTGDPIRLLLADDHPVVRAGLRAVLETEPGLVVVAEAATAEDAVARAAAGDVDVVLMDLRFGVGMSGVEATAAITARPDGPRVLVVTTYDTDADTLPAIEAGATGYLLKDAAPEELAAAVRTAAAGRTALAPAVADRLMNRLRTPDTALTRRETEVLGLVADGLSNQAIGRRLHLTEGTVKSHLSRIYTKLRVESRTAAVAAAVDLGVIRR; translated from the coding sequence GTGACCGGAGACCCGATCCGGCTGCTGCTGGCCGACGACCATCCCGTCGTCCGGGCCGGGCTGCGCGCCGTGCTGGAGACCGAGCCGGGCCTGGTCGTGGTGGCCGAGGCCGCCACCGCCGAGGACGCGGTTGCCCGCGCCGCCGCAGGTGACGTCGACGTGGTCCTGATGGACCTGCGCTTCGGTGTCGGCATGAGCGGGGTGGAGGCCACCGCCGCCATCACCGCCCGGCCGGACGGGCCCCGGGTGCTGGTGGTGACCACCTACGACACGGACGCCGACACCCTGCCCGCGATCGAGGCCGGCGCCACCGGCTACCTGCTCAAGGACGCCGCGCCGGAGGAGCTGGCCGCCGCCGTGCGGACCGCCGCCGCCGGCCGGACCGCGCTCGCGCCGGCCGTCGCGGACCGCCTGATGAACCGGCTCCGCACCCCCGACACCGCGTTGACCCGGCGGGAGACCGAGGTCCTCGGACTGGTCGCCGACGGCCTGTCCAACCAGGCGATCGGCCGCCGCCTGCACCTCACCGAGGGCACGGTCAAGTCGCACCTGTCGCGCATCTACACCAAGTTGCGGGTGGAGTCGCGCACGGCCGCCGTCGCCGCCGCGGTCGACCTGGGCGTCATCCGCCGCTGA